From Alosa sapidissima isolate fAloSap1 chromosome 2, fAloSap1.pri, whole genome shotgun sequence, one genomic window encodes:
- the LOC121697207 gene encoding zinc finger protein OZF-like, with the protein MAGPVGSSDQLTAVKKESEEEECDDFLQEYLFRTQKQKEEPGLDHESKTEIFMSPSEEIKKEEISDLMEYNHTDSLPKGDIQMIHANKIMHSEEQQNKECHELLWCQTTREKQNEFQCSATFDELPAVAYQQLSDLKDHQMIHTGENPHQCSQCGKAFTSKFHLKTHQMIHTGEKPHQCSQCGKAFTHKWNLKRHQMIHTREKPFKCSECGKVFGQKSNLRKHQKIHKGEKTYQCSECGKVFGQKSALRQHQKIHKGEKTHQCSQCQKTFAQISYLKAHEMIHTGEKPHQCSQCGKKFATNSALKIHQRIHTGEKPYQCTTCGKSFRTSSELNSHQRIHRGEKPYQCTTCGKSFKRRSELTNHQVIHSEEKPHRCYQCGMTFCLKSLLKRHQIIHFVEKSY; encoded by the exons ATGGCAGGACCTGTTGGATCATCAGACCAGCTCACTGCAGTGAAGAAGGAGAGTGAAGAAGAAGAATGTGATGATTTCCTACAAGAGTATCTGTTTAGAACTcagaaacagaaagaagagCCTGGACTGGATCATGAATCTAAGACTGAAATATTCATGTCACCATCTGAGGAAATTAAAAAGGAAGAAATATCTGATTTGATGGAATACAATCACACAGATTCTCTTCCAAAAG GAGACATTCAAATGATCCATGCTAACAAAATCATGCACTCTGAGgaacaacaaaacaaagagtGTCATGAGCTCTTGTGGTGCCAGACAActagagagaaacagaatgaATTCCAGTGTTCGGCAACATTTGATGAACTCCCTGCTGTTGCATATCAGCAACTGTCTGATCTCAAGGATCATCAGATGATCCATACTGGAGAAAACCCACATCAGTGTTCTcaatgtggaaaagcctttactTCTAAATTTCATCTCAAGACACATCAGATGAtccatactggagaaaagccacatcagtgttctcaatgtggaaaagcctttactCATAAATGGAATCTCAAGAGGCATCAGATGATTCATACTAGAGAAAAGCCATTTAAATGTTCTGAATGTGGAAAGGTATTTGGACAAAAGTCTAATCTCAGAAAACACCAGAAAATCCACAAAGGAGAGAAAACATATCAGTGTTCTGAATGTGGAAAGGTATTTGGACAAAAGTCTGCTCTCAGACAACACCAGAAAATCCACAAAGGAGAGAAAACACATCAGTGTTCTCAATGTCAAAAAACCTTTGCTCAAATATCTTATCTGAAGGCTCATGAGATGATCCATACTGGGGAAAAGCCACATCAATGTTCTCAGTGTGGAAAAAA ATTTGCAACCAATTCAGCTCTCAAGATACACCAGAGAatccacacaggagaaaaaCCATATCAATGCACcacatgtgggaagagtttcaggaCCAGTTCGGAACTCAATAGTCACCAGAGAATCCACAGAGGAGAAAAACCATATCAATGCactacatgtgggaagagtttcaagAGGAGATCAGAACTCACAAACCATCAAGTCATACACTCTGAGGAAAAGCCACATCGGTGTTATCAATGTGGAATGACTTTTTGTCTAAAAAGTCTACTTAAAAGACACCAAATAATACATTTTGTAGAAAAGTCATATTAG